In Citrus sinensis cultivar Valencia sweet orange chromosome 4, DVS_A1.0, whole genome shotgun sequence, one DNA window encodes the following:
- the LOC102628557 gene encoding uncharacterized protein LOC102628557, whose amino-acid sequence MAEEQIDYEEDEYGGAQKMQYQGGGAIPALADEELMGEDDEYDDLYNDVNVGDGLLQFQQPEAPPPSAGVGNGRLQVKKTDVPEQRVQVGGSQGSNIPGVSVEGKYTNAGSHFPAQNDVQVAVNRPNMGSGNYPDGASVSQKGSVQETTHDAHVRNMGFQGSTSGPSRTGVDPSNMPGRVANEPAPVLNPGAAGPQGALIPANQMGVNANVNRVMVNENQIRPPLENGGTMLFVGELHWWTTDAELESVLSQYGRAKEIKFFDERASGKSKGYCQVEFFDAAAAAACKDGMNGHVFNGRPCVVAFASPQTLKQMGASYMNKNQGQPQSQNQGSRPMNDGGGRGGNTNYQSGDGGRNFGRGGWGRGGQGVPNRGPGGGAMRGRGPMGARNMIGSSSGAGSGVGHAAGGGYGQGLAGPGFGGPAGGMMHPQNMMGGFDPTYMGRGGGYGGFSGPGFPGMLPSFPAVNAMGLAGVAPHVNPAFFNRGMAANGMGMMGSSGMDGPHPGMWTDSSMGGWLGEEHGRRTRESSYGGDDGASDYGYGEASHEKGARSTTASREKDRGSERDWSGNTDRRHREEREQDWDRSERDHRDHRHREEKDSYRDRRQRDRDSTYDDNWDRGQSSSRSRSRSGAIPDEDHRSRSRDVDYGKRRRLPSE is encoded by the coding sequence ATGGCTGAAGAACAAATAGATTATGAGGAGGACGAGTATGGAGGGGCTCAAAAGATGCAGTATCAGGGAGGTGGAGCTATACCTGCTCTTGCAGATGAAGAGTTGATGGGAGAAGATGATGAGTATGATGATCTATATAATGATGTTAATGTCGGAGATGGTTTATTGCAGTTTCAGCAGCCTGAGGCACCTCCCCCATCCGCTGGTGTGGGCAATGGAAGACTTCAAGTTAAGAAAACTGATGTTCCCGAGCAACGAGTTCAAGTTGGGGGTTCACAAGGGTCAAACATCCCTGGGGTTTCTGTTGAAGGAAAGTACACCAATGCTGGGTCTCACTTTCCTGCTCAAAATGATGTGCAGGTTGCTGTCAACAGACCAAACATGGGATCTGGTAATTACCCAGATGGAGCTTCTGTTTCACAAAAAGGGAGTGTCCAAGAGACAACTCATGATGCCCATGTTAGAAATATGGGTTTTCAAGGGTCTACGTCAGGTCCCTCAAGAACTGGAGTTGATCCTTCTAATATGCCGGGAAGAGTAGCCAATGAGCCTGCACCTGTGCTAAATCCCGGTGCTGCTGGTCCTCAAGGTGCTCTGATTCCAGCTAATCAAATGGGTGTAAATGCAAATGTCAATCGTGTAATGGTGAATGAGAATCAAATCCGGCCTCCTCTAGAGAATGGTGGGACAATGCTGTTTGTGGGAGAATTACATTGGTGGACAACTGATGCGGAGCTTGAAAGTGTTTTGTCTCAGTATGGAAGGGCCAAGGAGATTAAGTTTTTTGATGAGAGAGCTAGTGGTAAATCCAAAGGTTATTGCCAAGTCGAATTCTTTGATGCAGCTGCTGCAGCTGCGTGCAAAGATGGAATGAATGGTCATGTTTTCAATGGACGACCATGTGTTGTGGCTTTTGCTTCTCCTCAAACATTGAAACAGATGGGAGCTTCTTACATGAACAAAAACCAAGGCCAACCTCAGTCACAGAATCAGGGAAGCAGACCTATGAACGACGGTGGTGGGAGAGGTGGTAACACGAATTATCAGAGTGGTGATGGAGGTAGGAATTTTGGAAGGGGTGGCTGGGGACGAGGTGGGCAGGGTGTACCCAACAGAGGTCCTGGTGGTGGAGCGATGAGGGGAAGAGGGCCCATGGGTGCAAGGAACATGATTGGGAGTAGTTCTGGAGCTGGAAGCGGTGTTGGACATGCTGCTGGTGGAGGTTATGGACAAGGCCTTGCAGGTCCTGGCTTTGGGGGTCCTGCGGGTGGTATGATGCATCCACAGAATATGATGGGAGGGTTTGATCCAACATACATGGGTCGAGGAGGTGGTTATGGAGGTTTTTCGGGTCCAGGTTTTCCTGGTATGCTTCCTTCATTTCCTGCTGTTAATGCAATGGGCCTTGCTGGGGTGGCTCCTCATGTCAACCCAGCATTCTTTAACCGAGGAATGGCAGCTAATGGGATGGGTATGATGGGTTCTTCTGGAATGGATGGACCGCATCCAGGGATGTGGACTGACTCAAGCATGGGTGGATGGTTGGGAGAGGAACATGGACGAAGGACAAGGGAGTCAAGTTATGGTGGTGATGATGGTGCTTCTGATTATGGATATGGGGAGGCAAGTCATGAAAAAGGAGCAAGGTCAACTACTGCCTCCCGGGAAAAGGATCGTGGTTCTGAGCGTGACTGGTCTGGGAACACAGATAGGAGGCACCGAGAGGAGAGGGAACAAGACTGGGACAGATCTGAAAGGGATCACAGAGATCACAGACACAGGGAAGAAAAAGATAGTTATCGTGATCGTCGACAAAGAGATCGTGACTCAACTTATGATGACAACTGGGACAGGGGGCAATCGTCTTCAAGATCTCGGAGCAGGTCCGGAGCAATCCCAGATGAAGACCACAGATCTCGATCGAGAGATGTGGACTATGGGAAGAGGAGACGGCTACCATCAGAGTGA
- the LOC102627862 gene encoding actin-related protein 3 encodes MDPTSRPAVVIDNGTGYTKMGFAGNVEPCFILPTVVAVNESFLNQSRSSSKANWLAQYNAGVMADLDFFIGDEAVTKSRSSSTYNLSYPIRHGQVDNWDAMERYWQQCIFNYLRCDPEDHYFLLTESPLTAPESREYTGEIMFETFNVPGLYIAVNSVLALAAGYTTSKCEMTGVVVDVGDGATYVVPVAEGYVIGSSIKSIPIAGKDVTLFIQQLMRERGENVPPEDSFEVARKVKEMYCYTCSDIVKEYNKHDKEPSKYLKQWRGIKPKTGAPYSCDIGYERFLGPEVFFNPEIYSSDFTTPLPAVIDKCIQSAPIDTRRALYKNIVLSGGSTMFKDFHRRLQRDLKKIVDARVLASDARLGGEVKAQPVEVNVVSHAIQRYAVWFGGSVLASTPEFFAACHTKAEYEEYGASICRSNPVFKGMY; translated from the exons ATGGACCCCACTTCTCGTCCTGCCGTCGTCATCGACAACGGCACCGG GTATACTAAGATGGGTTTTGCGGGTAATGTAGAGCCGTGTTTTATTCTTCCGACTGTAGTAGCTGTAAACGAGTCGTTTTTAAATCAATCAAGATCTTCGTCAAAGGCCAATTGGCTTGCACAGTACAACGCAGGCGTAATGGCCGACCTTGACTTCTTTATTGGAGATGAAGCAGTCACAAAATCGCGATCTAGTAGTACCTATAACCTTAGTTATCCTATTAGGCATGGTCAGGTTGATAATTGGGATGCTATGGAGAGGTATTGGCAGCAGTgtatatttaattacttgCGTTGTGATCCAGAGGATCACTACTTTCTGTTGACCGAGAGCCCGCTCACTGCTCCTGAGAGTAGAGAGTATACTGGTGAGATCATGTTTGAGACTTTTAATGTTCCTGGCCTTTATATTGCTGTGAATTCGGTGCTTGCACTTGCAGCTGGGTACACAACATCTAAG TGTGAGATGACAGGAGTTGTTGTGGATGTTGGAGATGGGGCTACTTATGTAGTACCAGTCGCAGAGGGCTATGTCATTGGGAGCAGCATTAAGTCGATTCCTATTGCTGGAAAAGATGTCACTCTCTTCATTCAGCAGCTCATGCGG GAAAGAGGTGAGAATGTACCACCTGAAGACTCGTTTGAAGTAGCTCGGAAGGTGAAGGAAATGTATTGCTATACATGTTCAGATATTGTCAAG GAGTACAACAAGCATGACAAAGAAccatcaaaatatttgaagCAATGGAGGGGCATCAAACCGAAGACAGGGGCACCATATTCATGTGATATAGGTTATGAACGATTTCTTGGCCCTGAG GTGTTCTTTAATCCTGAGATATATAGCAGCGATTTTACCACTCCTTTACCGGCTGTAATAGACAAATGTATCCAGTCTGCACCAATTGACACAAGAAGGGCTTTGTATAAG AATATAGTTTTATCTGGAGGTTCAACTATGTTCAAGGACTTCCATAGAAGGTTGCAACGGGATCTGAAGAAGATTGTGGATGCCCGGGTTCTTGCATCTGATGCTCGACTTGGTGGGGAAGTAAAA GCACAACCTGTGGAAGTTAATGTTGTCAGCCATGCTATTCAGAGATATGCAGTGTGGTTTGGTGGTTCTGTACTAGCTTCGACGCCTGAATTTTTTGCG GCTTGCCATACAAAAGCAGAGTATGAAGAATATGGAGCAAGCATATGTCGTTCAAATCCCGTTTTCAAGGGAATGTATTAA